Below is a genomic region from Cloeon dipterum chromosome 2, ieCloDipt1.1, whole genome shotgun sequence.
CAGTAAATTGGCATCAAATGATCAAATGCTTGGTTGATTTTTCACTTCGGCCAGACTAATGGTTTATGGGGCAACCTTGCTGACCGCTGGTGAGCAACCcctttttatcaaacattgGTTTTGTGCGCATATCATTATCCAGCAGCCTTCCAACTGAGAGATTTTAGCAccggttaaatattttagcaaaattgcGCGCCACGCGTGCAGGCGGGAAGAGCATTGGCGGCGGGTGGCGGAAAATAATCAGATCCCGTTTTGCCCGCACTATTGTTGGTGCAGGATGTGCGATTCTGATAGTGCCATTAAAAACACGGGCATTTTTTTACCTTCTCGTCAGGGTAGGGTCCCAGGGTCGGCCGGTCAGGGTTCAGATAGGAGCGTAGCTGCCGGGCCGCGGTGGCTCCGATGTGCAACCCGGCGCGGGTGCGATGAGCGGCAAAACGAAACCTTCTTTCTTCTCCTTTCTGTTCAGGGcaaagctcaaaataatttttaagtgcgATTGGAGAAAAGTTCTGAAGAGAAGCCTGGCGTTGTATGCTCTTCCGCGGAACCATTTTTGCGCGCTAAAACTGACCCGCCAAAACGCGGGAGGCCGGCTTTGAGATACACACATCTTGCTTCGTGCAACTCAATGAAAGAAACTGCATCCCGCTGGCCGGTACATccctgacaaaattttcattccttcAAACACCCCTCAATAAGGCGGGTGCCCGCTTTTAGGCCGATTTGCCAGCAATCACAATGCGCCAGATGCGTGGCAAAACAGAGCCTTTTGTTCCGCTCTGGCTTTCACCCGCTTCGATGCAGGCGAGCGGGCCAAGAGCCACGAAGTGACAAGTGCATCTCCCTTCTCGAGTCAGCACTGCTTGCTATTCGAGttatattttatctcaaaatcaactatttccagagtggttaattaaaattaaatttaaatatgactaGTAGAACTGTTTCGATAAAATGCCCAAATATTATTGAGtgaccaaatattaaaaaaataagggcGTAGAATTTGTCAAGAGGGCAGCGGCTGACCTTGACCTCGGAGGtggataaaattattagtcatttccaaattcaaattgaaactcAAATTGACTAAAATGGTGTTAATCCAATAGCTTATTGCAAAGATATTAAGCCCGACAGCTTTTCATGTTCGTCCcgattttttagtatttattttaattaatttttagttgagtAGCATAAGGATTGGGAAAACAACCCTTGAATTTTGTTCCCACATATTCGTGCTGttcgcaaaattttttatgctttattGAATCTACTAAAACAGCCAATAActtcacttaaaaaattgtaattcaaaataattaaaaagtttgaatttttcgataaaattgaTAGGAACTTTTAGATAGagaattttgatataaatcttgtgtgaaaatatcacCTAAATCAATGTGATAGAGAACGAGGAAATTgggcaaaattgatattttgaataaaatcaacgCTCTCGTGCAAGTCGCTTTGCTCTCACTCAAGAGCAGACacagattttttcttcaaaatctaaaaattcgtAACTCCGGTGTCAATCAACGTAGACACTtcgaatttgaaacattttatttcattttatatttttaacgttttaagttattttcaacatttagCTAAATCCAACAGGAGcgaagataataataaaaaacgtcatttttacaattatatattttaagaaaaagtcTATCCAAACGGAGCAAGAGTGGTTTGACAACATTACATGTTaacttaaattgttacaattttcGTATGAatgaagcaatatttttcttcaaatatttcaaattttaatgaatttttcaaactttaaatccaattttgacAAGTACcaagagcaataaataatatttaaaattcgccTTTAATTTCGATAAATGATACACTTATTTTTAAGCTATAGTGTAGGGTTCAAACCTTAATTGCGAGCttctttttctaaataataagtaaatttttagtgcGCGGCGTGTCTATTTGCCGCGCCTGGCAGTACGTTTCACGAGAATAAgaggctgccgcgcgcgcgcgtgcagccATTGCATTGGTCTTCACGAtggaaattctttaaattaaataatcaaaccgATTAAATTGCTTTCGGTAAATCTGGCATTTCAAATAACAATCAAGATTGTATTATTGAAGGGATTGCCTGCTGCTATTTATTTCCATGCAGATTGCCAGCAAATTGAACGCTAGAAATCCCgttcgtaaaattaattcagacatgctggaaaggtgcactGCACAGTGCACAGCAACAAAATATCAAgtcgtaaattttgaaaatttcactctaACGAAAGCATTACTGCGGTAATGAAGctaattcagaattttcctttagaaaataaacttttttcttatttaactCGGCTATCCTACTAAATTCTCATAATTAGGGCGCTGGACAGAACCATAATATGTTGAGTAAAACgaaacactaaaatttaatcaacaaaGAAAATCATCTTACTTCTTCATcaacagatttaatttattcgtaattgctcaaatatcttaaactataaatagaaataatattcaaaattagattACGAGTATTAGAATTAATCATATatgacataatattttttaatcaatcgtAAAATCCCTCATTTTGCCAGAGTTTGTAAAATCCTTAACTTTGGAGTTTTGGTCGGtcgacttgatttttttcttttagtctCTTTTGTTGCGAAGAGGCTATTTATTGACCCTCTTCCCTCGCCTGGCATCCCACTGTTACCACGCTTTGTTCATGTAGCGCGAACACATGTGCCGGCTTGAGAAACCAACCTCGCTGCCtcgtaatattaaaaagagagatCGAAGCGATGGTCGGCAACACTAACGCATCCTACAAGCCATAATTTCGAaccatcttaaaatttaacactccTTGACACCCTGCTCTTACTGACTGGCAATATAGGCATATTTGTGGTGCAACACTGcaacgcaggttgcatagttCCGGGTTTGTTTCTGTCTTTAagatttaaatctttttaatctATTTCTTGACCACTCGATTCTATACGAATTCAGGCAGAGaagctacattttttatgtattcaTGAAAAATATCCAAGAGGCATATTttacgatattttttaaaaacattttgtatgCGAATTGATGACCTTTGacacacaaatttttgaccaaacgCAAACTTGTTTCACTCCAAACGTTACGCCTGGAGGTGTAAAGACcacatcaaaattccaatctgaactgaaaatatttgggtcgaaaattttcaaaaattgcgatttcccaaaaaagcCCCAGAATTGCCCCAAAATTGCAGGTTACACCCTATGAAAGACCTCtgacgaagaatttaaaatacaggATGGGGAATTAAAGTCGGAAAAATGGACTATTATTACCCTTAATACTCTcgcgaaaacaaaataaagtaTATATATACTTTTACGTCTAATtcacaattataaaatttaatttgtattcaaTATCAAGTCCGTTTCTACTCCAGCAGAGCAACAAACATGCATCGTGGAGGCTACCACCAAGCAGCGCAGTCTGCCGCCCCGGACGACCAGACTGAGGCCAACTCGGCCACCAGACCCAGCTCCAACTCGACTGTCAAGAACTCTGGGAACGTGGATACAAATGATTCCGCGTTTATTGATGTATTGTTAGACATGTATTTGGAATACATCGATAACAAGGTTAGTAATCCCTATGCAcgcttctattttttttaagaccAATCGATAGGAACGGCTTTTGAAATTGTAACGCACTGCCCGGTCTAGGGTTCGGGACTTGTGTTAGGTGCGCTACGCCGGTTAGCACTCTTGGTGCTTACCGTGTTTGGCCTTTCTGGACCGCTGGCCGCACTCCCGTGGGGCGGCAGCGTGTTCACTAACTTAAGCTTGAGTTCGTCGGGACGCGACGACGCAAGCCGGACACTAACCAAGTCCTTCGCACTTGGGAGGATATAGTTGTGTCCTCGGCCCTCCAACACTGCCTGAAGGGCAGTGCCAAAAGAGGAGCTTTACGCAAATTGCAAATCCTAAGTCTAACTTGCAAATTAACTACAAATGAGAGATCTTGCACGAGTGTGAGTCAAGCCTGCTGTATTAGTGTTCCCCTAAATAAACGGAGAGCTTTCCTGCTCACAAATGaataaaggttaaaaaatatatattttctatttctacTGAGGAAGTTCTCAGCAGTTGTCAGAATgaatatttatagaaattaGTTAATATAatatggtgaaattccaagtTTGAGGCTCGGCAATGGGaacgttccctattttttcgatATCTAAAAAACCCTCGAAAATCGAATTGTGTGAATGAACGGTGGACGTAATTATTGACTGCGTTGAGAtatatcaccttgaaattttctctgccaaacctagtttttgatcctgaacaacttttccGTTTACAAACATTTCTCAGGTCGAAGGTCACCTTTTGAGAcctttctttgaaaattcaaaattaaggtaTGAAAGCCCCTTCCATTTTTCGAGGTTCATAGCTGAAATATTGCCCGTGTGACTGttcacaagcacaccaagtttcataggtgcaatatCGCGATGGTTTTGCTGCAAatcgaatttgaaaattaaaaaccagttCGAGGCCACTCGTCCGTCTCCGTGCACGGCCTACTTGGGCAATGGGCATCTCGTTcttataacatattttttcgcatttcatttgtttagaaacaccaagagaGGGCCTAGGGTCAACCAATGAAGgtcgaaatcgaccttcagggtatgtgaccctgaaaaaaaatttcgaaaatattttatttcactgaaaAGACCTGAAATATAGAAATACCGGACTTTAAACAGAAAGAGGAACATTTACATATGAcaggataaaaaatttaaaatgtcaaaaaatatctcgatagttggatttaattaaatataatacatTAGCTTCCAAAATgtgtaaataatgaaatttaatttaatttaacgttGAACGCCAGACACCGCCCAAGGGCCCACCTAGCTCGGAGCTGCCGGATAAGCAGTCCTTCGGGACAACCAACACACTGGTGCAGCTCGGCCACCGCTCGTCCACCGCTGTCTCATGCCAAGTGCCGTGTTCGACCATTCACCAGCGAACGTCTCACTCGGCCGATCTCACATCAATGCCGGGAACGCACACGCAAATGAGGACATACAGTGCGCCTGACACTTATGGACGTCCTCATAACAATGATTCGGAGTCGGAGGAGAGCTCACTcttccatttgaaaaaaatagtggAAAGCATAAAGGTggtactttttttaatttttattactaaacAAATACTTTCAAGTAatgttttgcagaaaatttgtgaaaagtcTTTTTGCTTCTCTGTTTGAAAACTAtctaaaaactgaaaaataactataattttataaGGTTGCGAGAAAATCAGCTGAAGTGAAAATCAAGCGGcaagcactgtctccctatACATTATCAATCAGGATTTATTACCTAACAAGGGGAATTTAGTTCATATTTTGCACACTCTTGGTTAGATCGCGCCAAggggaatcgaaatcaagtgaaaaattattgcaaaattgatttaattttcaagaaatttggtTAAATCTGAAATACATGAATATAATAACTGTTACTTGGTCCTAATatgattattgcacattttgttgaaataattgttaatttaacaCTATTTATGCGGTCCTTTGCTTGttgtcaaaaatcaaaagcattttGATGTGGTTCAGTATGTATCAATCCAATTTTGGGGTTAAAacttttaccaaaaaattgaatttaaaatcaaatttttaattcaatatctATTTTCTGTGTCCACTTAAATGACTTATTAGATATGATATATTGGTGCAATatatgatttgattttactaTTTGAGTACGCGTTTTGCTTAACCTCTGCAGATGCggaaatccaaattttaatttatttttgccagttGGCGTGCACAAATGACACTAGGAGCATTATTTTTCCCGTTTATTAATATATGTAGTTGATTCTGTCCAGTTTCGCGTCAGTCGTAATATATAAATCTCTTAATTATGTTTCAGCCAAATAGCATGACTGGCAAATCTAGCATTGCCAACCAGCAGTTGCAGGCAAAGCAGCTGCAGCTGCAGTGGGCACAGAAGCCAAAGCCGCAGTGGGCACAGCAGCTACAGCAGCTACAGCAGCATTGGGCACGGCAGCCACAGACGCTGCAGCCACAGACGCTGCAGCCACAGCAGCAGTGGGCACAGCAGCCACAGACGCTGCAGCCACAGACGCTGCATCCACAGACGCTGCAGCCACAGACGCTGCAGCCACAGACGCTGCAGCCACAGACGCTGCAGCCACAGACGCTGCAGCCACAGCAGCAGTGGGCACAGCAGCCACAGCATCCACAGCTGCAGCATCGAATGCTGCTTTCCTCTAGttaccagcagcagcagcagcagcaacagctgCTACATCAAGAGCCGCCACCCCCTAGGCACCAGGACCGGCAATACGCTCAGCCACAGCCGACGCCGAACTACTGCTACACCCCCTTGCAGAAGCCAAAGCCTGCTCCTGGTCATAGGCTGCGAACGGGTCTTTTTCTGCCGGCCGGCAACCCGCCATCGTACCCTGGCGAGGCTCAACAGTGCAATTACCCTCAAGACCATGGCCCGCAGCAGCAGTCACGAAAACGGAAGCTGCAAACTCAACCAAATGAGCAGCTTAAAAACCAGAAGCTTTCAAAAGAGCAGGACCAACCGCAACAattgcagctgcagcagcataAAAAACCACCTCCCCCTAGTTaccagcagcaccagcagttGTACCATGTCCAGCCGACGATGGACCACCCCATCCGACACCATGAAGCCCTCCCCCAGCAACAGCGCCATTTTCCCCGGACTGTTCAGCAGGAGATCTGGCCCCAGGGTTGGTTCTCCATTAAGAAGGACCAGTTCAACGCAAATCAGCAGCAGCCGACGCCACCGAGCAGCTAGAGCTCatgtaaatataatataaccTTCGCCACCATGGTCCTGGCGCAGGAAGCCAAAGCCGTCGTGCCGCCCCATTCTAACATgcttaacaaatttaaacactcGTCCGCCTTACTATGATATATTGATAGCCTTTTGCTCTTTTCCATTCATGAGCTAAGTTCAGGGAATGAAACTGTATCTCAGTTAGAATTTCCCTGCAAATGTATGTTACATTTAATCAATGATTCCAACTCTGGACTACTTTTGTAATGCAGGCCTGCAGGCAGGTGCAAATATGCTGCTCCTTAAAATCGCAACTAACCGAATTTGGTGGCTGTGCGagcagtaattttattttattttatacgaaataaaatgcagcagccatttattattattagacaGCAGTCATTATTTTCTAcgaaataaaatgtgtattaTTATGATGAACAAACGCAAATGTACTGTACAAAGAAGGGAGTCAAAATGGATTGTCGAAGTTATTAATATGTATAAACTCAGGATCTCATCTCTGTGATGTTCGTTCCATCTTATACACTTTTATCTAtctgtagtggttgcggagccgagctcccactcatttttcattttcgttcTAGGGTATTAATGATTATTAGacgatattttttagatattcgTTAAAtcaacagagagagattttgaatttaaattagttttcgccggaaaCACGAGCAAACAAGTCGCATATGAAAGAGTTCCAAGCGTTTAATTGAGAAGGATCCGGCTCAGTctggtaaattttttcctaattttaaattgttcttcaagtcaattctcttaaattgttaattcttAAGTTGATTATGAATTCTGTTTTGAAGGTCCTTGTATTCTGTTAGTCATAATCGACAAGAGACTTTCTGGttaaaaagaagaattatATTGTTCAAGATCTCGCAAGATTTATTGTTCTCCTCTTTTAACCCCCACATATCCAAGTGAGATATACCTTCTTTTGCGGCAGttacactgcaagtcaggggtgagaaaatgacactgcgctgcagtgagaaaatatcACCCCGCCGGATGTCACTGCTGCGCGGTGtgaaaaactcacctttgacACCCCAGGTATAGTGACATACGgtggggtgagattttctcactgcagcgcagtgaaattttctcacccctgatttgcagtgtagaaacaaatttaactaaatgtgagatgtatatataaaaatgtgaaatgcaatatgtaaaaaattaaaagcacaaaatgttgaaaatcatttgtttttattttcaccacTCAACgctgtataaattttatattattagataaattttatttggaatgataaaaatgacattttaataCAACCTCAATTTTCTTAACTGGTTTAATTGAGCCAAAAAAAGATAAGTGCGATTGTCACTTTCTCGGAGCGTATAATTGCGAGAAGTTAGAGGTCTTATGAGCTGCTCAATTTTTATCGGCTGTTTGCTAGACCGGCTTAATAAGGCCgcctaaatctcgcggctgtaGCGACCCGCTTTATATGTAGGCGGCGGCTGGAGTCATTCACAAATcacattaaattgaaatttttctacccatttttcccaaaaatttatgttttaggTATTTGGTTTcacgaattatttaattttatgctcctatccctgtccgaggaacAGGAATAAAGGCGCGCACTGTGTTAGCACGAACGcttgaaacccgggtcccaaataacaccgcgaacggataacgtatattgggcgcaccaggccgctgAAGCGGGCCACCCTTGCCTCCGCACTGCGGAccttttgaaacgctagacattcgtcccctGATGCCAAATCACACATAATGCTGGAAAGGCACAAACCAGCAAGAAGCGAGTTCGCCTCTAGAGCTATATGCAGCCGGCAGAGGGAGGCTTTCGGCTTTCCAGAGGGTCACCCATACAGCTATTCCGACTGTACGCATGCTTCGGTGATCTAACTAGAACCGGTGTATGTGTTCAGCATGCAACACCCTAGGCATTTTGTACTTCCACCTATCAGTCAACCAAATATTTGTAAAGCAAGCacaatcatatttaaatttcggtCTTGGGGGTTCGctaaaatcctaatttttatcagaaaaatattactgcatcgcaaaaaactgtttttttgcggagtttttgctctcttttgcTTATATGTaacgcatttttccgaaacatgAATATTGTATCTTGggataattttagtttgtgaAATGTGCAACTTTTCCGTTTAGTTTATAAAAGGGAGTTAGATAAATAAGTAATTACACATCAAcaaatggaattccaaaaagtttgaaattaaaagtaaaaggaAGGTATAAacttttaacgattttttgggaatattttgaaaattagagaAAGTGCGCATGTTCAAAAGTGGTCCCATGAGGAGTTTGaactttgcagaaaatttttaaaagacgggtttctatttttcaacaaagaaTTAATACCTTGAGAGGAATTCCACctcaaaacacaaaaaatagaaaatttcccaagtcactatttttgcaactcacTTTATGCTAGGATATATAGGGGATTAGAGGGACGGCCAGAGTGCCTCGACCAATCCATGGAGGATTATAACCCCTTCTCAACTCTCAACGTGGTTATTAACGTGTATTGCATAAAATAAGAAACAATTAAGGAAATAAAGGTTAATATAGTAATCCCTGTCTGCTCGCTTAATTCTTTTTCTGGTATACAAACATTATTTCACTGGGTGGTTAGAATTAAGAATTTTGTCTCTTTTCACATGTATTATATACACActcatttattcattttaatgctttaaaaggaatgattttgaacaaatgATATCAGTTTTTTCAATATCATTGGAAATAATATGCAAGGAGGattcacacttctcgctaggatagggcatTAACAtaatttcgtcctggtcccggcaaaattgcgtaactttcaacaaccaaacgcgaatttccttgttgcaagaaaaggtctacaatcaattcgacagttaaaatttgggtgtttgttgaacgttgcgcaatttcgCCGGGACGAGGACGAATTGTTCCTTTTaccatcagagcgagaagaaGTGTGACTCATATggcaaaggaaaaatttggaaGAGGATAATTATCATGCCTCAAATATGAAACATCAGGACACAATGGAAGTGTTAAATTCGAGCATATTTCGATCagtaaacacaatttttaaaaagctaatatttttttaaatttccttaatttttctaagtgccataactttttgaaaaatgctcggattttaaaaaaccaaacatttttggaatctgcaCTTCATgccgattccaaaaatgtgcatttgaCTATATCCGGAAAATTtcgataatattttgcatattttgatttttccacgTGGAAACTTGGAAAATCTTTGCAGCTCTCTTATTCGTAAACTATGCTAgatagaataattttaattggtgctCGTTTCTTACTGCACTTAATACTAAAAATTGGTGACGAGTAAATTTCGATTCGCCGGGCGGAATAATATACCCAGGGCATTTTTAGCTCAAAATATAATGCAAGCAAAGTTAGTGTTTCATATTGGCCGAGAGGGATTATTGAAATACCGTCGTTTGCACTTCGAGCTGCTCTTCTCTCGTGCCTATAATTCCCTCAACAACCGATTGAATAGCCGCTGTCCCTTACGAAATCGAACATAAAGGAAAAAGGTCAAACAAATATACCTGGGAATAATCAGCATGCAGGTGGCTGCTCGAGAGAAGCAGGTACATACGTTcatatgctttattttttagggTAAACAAGTTCATCTTCAGCCACTTACGAGCGCGtaacaaagttaaaaattgtataaattcagccaaaaattacactaaaaataagaaaatccaTTTGTTGAAAATACAGTAGTAAAAAAGTTTCCCCTCTAAAAAATTTGCGCTAAAATGAAGATAATTATAGCtgtcttaaaaattgtttgagataatttagatttaattgtATGAAAAAGGATATACaatctaaaaatgaaatcatgttatttataattataccTATAGATAATTCAGTTTCTCGTCAAGTATATGGAAATGCTTGTCTTCTTATGCTTCGCTTTTATGTATTCTGGATTTATTTTGTCGAAAAGtttgggaaaattttggaCCAATTCTTTCAAATCAGTTTTCGCAGTTCTCATTTTATTGTATTCATGGTCACGCTGATTATTTGTGCTTGAAATCATGTTAAATGTGTCAAAATGTCTAGAGCTAGCTTGctttcagtttcaaaattaagtttattatgggctgacagctgacagggcaactctgccccaaatcagcacacatccataaagtaatcAGACAATTATGTAGTTTTTATGAGTTTTTTAAGGCTGCGATTCTtgatttcagcaaaatttattggctTAATttagaagtaaaattttaaaaattattacaaaaagaaaaaaaattgaataacgaCTTTATTATACATActctaaaattcaattgacACCGCGCAGTTTAAATAAAGGCTAGAGAGCGCAAAATATACTCATATTTGAGCCATAATCAGtcaaaagcagcaaatttctgtccaggggtcgatggattttgatgaaattttatttgcgttaattttgccctaattgtactacaaaacagttgaaaaaacTCGGccattccaatttttgcgggttttgcgggcgttcaaatgtcaaaatctgggaattttgagtacttcataactttgctcagggtagtcctagaacaaaaattaaaaaacccgtaaactcgtctcaacaaggcaaacaacttttacattgacctcaaagtggtaggtcaaaggtcaaggtcataaaaataaatttttttatttttaaactcaaatttgaaaatgaacatattgaaattttttattttttttgtagccattttgtagagcacaaaaaatgaagctaaaaacgttaaaatttggaatggcgttttgcctcatttttttaataaaaaatgaaaacttcgaaaacccttgtttttcgaggttggtaaaaaacgatgattgaccaaatctcgacttctagtcat
It encodes:
- the LOC135937493 gene encoding activating signal cointegrator 1 complex subunit 2 homolog yields the protein MHRGGYHQAAQSAAPDDQTEANSATRPSSNSTVKNSGNVDTNDSAFIDVLLDMYLEYIDNKTPPKGPPSSELPDKQSFGTTNTLVQLGHRSSTAVSCQVPCSTIHQRTSHSADLTSMPGTHTQMRTYSAPDTYGRPHNNDSESEESSLFHLKKIVESIKVPNSMTGKSSIANQQLQAKQLQLQWAQKPKPQWAQQLQQLQQHWARQPQTLQPQTLQPQQQWAQQPQTLQPQTLHPQTLQPQTLQPQTLQPQTLQPQTLQPQQQWAQQPQHPQLQHRMLLSSSYQQQQQQQQLLHQEPPPPRHQDRQYAQPQPTPNYCYTPLQKPKPAPGHRLRTGLFLPAGNPPSYPGEAQQCNYPQDHGPQQQSRKRKLQTQPNEQLKNQKLSKEQDQPQQLQLQQHKKPPPPSYQQHQQLYHVQPTMDHPIRHHEALPQQQRHFPRTVQQEIWPQGWFSIKKDQFNANQQQPTPPSS